A DNA window from Limisphaerales bacterium contains the following coding sequences:
- a CDS encoding DUF1592 domain-containing protein — translation MRRLTNTSLKCLWLGLCLTYGLSLPASGNQKNFPEPVEVFLDRHCVDCHGSDEPKADLDLTKLSRDLAADKTLSTWVRLFDRVDKKEMPPGGKAKNIDVEERDSALKLLGDTLRHADRREITQQSRWPARRLTRDEFQDNLRDLLKVPTLDVKDRLPEDRRAHGFTKVVGLLDLSRVHLNAYLDASEKALMESIAPSLAPASPQKFKATGVNLFTGFTTFGGREAMFFVRGNKMIRINGNTIKAMKPEEQADPNLHLAVFRSATWPYFGYPRNFRASKSGTYRVRFAGRAVRQVSGLRIVPAHAPVPMSFRARKPTGPDVSGDVRETGGWIDLQPETKKFETTVHLKKGETFEYSFLGLPVPFIRTDKGFYYDFPPMPKEGHRGGVIEWIEVEGPLNPPNWPPSSHEFLFGKLPIKPAVPNSKLPVSVESKEPHQDAELLFRRFANTATHLPLAEDDFTIFLDLIHKNLDDGTPFADAMLKGYQAFLCSNHFLFLNAQQQSSPVAYANRLSHLLWNSKPDNRLYALAKEAQLNEPEILKPELTRMLADRRFDRFIYGFVDQWLNMANLRRDEPDNRLYPEYRKDDYLVDSMEKETHRFVKTLITENLPVATIADSNFTFVNDRLAAHYDLPRVRGSSLRKVMLPHWSPRGGLLTQASILKHTSNGTTTSPVLRGVWVMEKIMGDPPPPPPKSIPAVEPDIRGATTIREQLSKHTEVKSCAKCHARFDPIGFALESFDVMGAWRDHYRNPIAGDEKITGYDPAGHPFTYFIRKEVEPHGQLLSGETFPDIHKLKTILAQKPRQLARNLLHQFTLYATGTPVRFSERAEIERILDQCQLHNYRVGDLLRTFCASPIMR, via the coding sequence ATGCGGCGGCTTACCAACACCAGTTTGAAATGTTTGTGGCTGGGATTGTGTCTTACCTACGGGCTCTCTCTCCCGGCGTCGGGGAATCAGAAAAATTTCCCGGAACCGGTTGAGGTGTTTCTAGATCGGCATTGTGTGGATTGCCATGGCTCAGACGAGCCCAAGGCGGATTTGGATTTGACCAAGCTCTCCCGGGATTTGGCCGCCGACAAAACGCTTTCCACTTGGGTGCGACTGTTTGACCGAGTCGACAAAAAGGAAATGCCTCCGGGAGGGAAAGCGAAGAACATCGACGTTGAGGAAAGAGATTCCGCATTAAAGTTATTGGGAGATACTTTACGGCATGCGGATAGGCGGGAAATCACGCAGCAGAGTCGCTGGCCGGCGCGCCGACTGACGCGGGATGAGTTTCAGGATAACCTCCGCGACCTGCTAAAGGTGCCTACTTTGGACGTGAAAGACCGGCTCCCTGAAGACCGTCGCGCGCATGGCTTCACCAAAGTCGTTGGGTTGCTAGACCTTTCGCGGGTCCATTTGAACGCTTACCTGGATGCCTCCGAGAAAGCATTAATGGAGTCGATAGCGCCTTCACTCGCACCGGCCTCCCCACAGAAATTCAAGGCGACGGGTGTGAATCTCTTTACGGGCTTCACGACCTTCGGTGGACGCGAAGCGATGTTCTTTGTCCGTGGAAACAAAATGATCCGGATCAACGGCAACACGATTAAGGCAATGAAGCCCGAGGAACAAGCTGACCCCAATTTGCACCTGGCCGTCTTCCGCTCGGCCACTTGGCCCTACTTCGGTTACCCCAGAAATTTTCGGGCGTCCAAATCAGGAACGTATCGTGTCCGGTTCGCGGGCCGGGCAGTTCGCCAAGTGAGCGGGCTCAGAATCGTCCCGGCCCACGCCCCCGTACCCATGAGCTTCCGCGCCCGCAAACCCACAGGGCCGGATGTGTCCGGTGATGTCCGCGAAACTGGCGGCTGGATTGATCTCCAACCTGAGACGAAGAAATTTGAGACCACCGTTCACCTCAAAAAAGGGGAGACATTTGAGTATAGTTTTCTTGGCCTGCCAGTCCCGTTCATTCGAACAGACAAGGGATTTTACTACGACTTCCCTCCTATGCCGAAAGAAGGACACCGTGGTGGAGTCATTGAGTGGATCGAAGTAGAAGGCCCGCTCAATCCGCCAAATTGGCCACCCTCTTCCCACGAATTCCTCTTCGGAAAACTGCCCATCAAGCCCGCCGTACCCAACAGCAAGCTCCCCGTAAGCGTGGAAAGCAAGGAACCGCATCAGGACGCCGAGCTGCTTTTCCGCCGGTTTGCCAATACCGCTACCCACCTGCCATTGGCGGAGGATGATTTCACAATCTTTTTGGATCTCATTCACAAGAACCTGGATGACGGAACGCCGTTTGCCGATGCCATGCTGAAGGGGTATCAGGCTTTTCTTTGCTCTAATCATTTTCTATTCCTGAACGCTCAACAACAATCCTCCCCCGTCGCTTACGCTAATCGACTTTCCCATTTGCTCTGGAACTCCAAACCGGACAACCGCCTATATGCCTTGGCGAAGGAAGCCCAACTCAATGAACCGGAAATACTAAAGCCAGAACTGACTCGGATGCTTGCGGATCGACGGTTTGATCGGTTCATCTATGGTTTCGTGGATCAATGGCTGAATATGGCCAATCTGCGCCGGGATGAACCCGACAACCGACTGTACCCTGAGTACCGAAAGGACGATTACCTCGTCGACTCTATGGAAAAGGAGACCCATCGGTTTGTTAAAACGTTGATCACCGAAAACCTGCCCGTCGCCACGATTGCCGATTCCAACTTTACGTTTGTTAACGACCGTCTGGCGGCGCACTACGATCTACCTCGCGTCCGCGGCTCCAGTCTCCGTAAAGTCATGCTGCCCCATTGGAGCCCTCGCGGAGGCTTGCTGACTCAAGCCTCGATCCTCAAACACACTTCCAACGGCACCACCACCTCTCCCGTCTTGCGGGGCGTTTGGGTAATGGAAAAAATCATGGGGGACCCGCCGCCGCCCCCGCCGAAATCCATTCCCGCGGTCGAACCAGATATCCGCGGTGCCACCACAATTCGAGAGCAACTGAGCAAACATACGGAGGTGAAATCCTGTGCCAAGTGCCATGCCCGTTTCGACCCCATTGGCTTCGCCCTCGAAAGCTTTGATGTGATGGGGGCTTGGCGAGACCATTACCGCAACCCCATCGCCGGAGACGAAAAAATTACCGGCTACGATCCTGCCGGGCACCCCTTTACATACTTTATTCGAAAGGAAGTAGAACCCCATGGGCAACTCTTGAGTGGAGAAACCTTTCCCGACATTCATAAACTCAAAACCATCCTCGCCCAGAAACCTCGGCAACTAGCCCGGAATCTCCTGCACCAATTCACCCTCTACGCCACCGGCACGCCGGTGCGATTCTCCGAACGGGCCGAGATCGAGCGTATCCTCGATCAGTGCCAACTCCACAACTACCGCGTCGGTGATCTGCTTCGAACCTTTTGCGCCAGCCCCATCATGCGTTAA
- a CDS encoding DUF1552 domain-containing protein yields the protein MPHARSMSPISRRHFLRGLGVSLPLPALLQHAHARKEQPAANRMLLISNNLGVLPAPFFPKQTGRDYTLSPLLKNLETFRNDFTIFSGLSHPAVSGGHSTENCFLTGAKDPTGSGFRNTISLDQYAIEHLGQHTRFPTLNLGVNIDRGNRSLSWSRDGALLPAEDKPSALFRKMFIQGSPREIEQRLQRLKERGSILDTLHADAKRLQTRSGHEDKTRLDQYFTSIRELEQGLTVAEEWESRPKPKTNQPAPQDILDRAQFFPKLNLMLRMAQLAFESDSTRIVTLMVDAFDTPVFQISAEEKSLTGYHNLSHHGQSPEKIRQLEKIDHRQMQTLAALFKQLRDTREPNGTLLDSTMVLYGSNMGDANVHNCDNLPILLAGGRFQHGQHLAFDARNNQPLCRLFLSILQQMGIESEAFSSGQGTLPGLHNS from the coding sequence ATGCCCCACGCCCGCTCAATGTCACCCATCTCCCGCCGCCACTTCCTGCGCGGCCTGGGCGTTAGCCTGCCTCTGCCTGCGCTCCTGCAGCACGCTCATGCACGGAAGGAACAACCCGCAGCCAATCGGATGTTGTTGATCTCCAATAACCTCGGCGTCCTGCCCGCCCCGTTTTTCCCGAAGCAAACCGGCCGCGACTACACCCTTTCGCCGCTGCTCAAGAATCTCGAAACGTTCCGGAATGACTTCACCATCTTCTCCGGCCTCTCGCATCCCGCCGTCTCGGGCGGGCACTCCACGGAAAACTGTTTTCTCACCGGCGCTAAAGATCCCACCGGCAGCGGATTTCGAAACACCATTTCGCTCGACCAATACGCCATCGAGCACTTGGGCCAACACACCCGATTCCCAACCCTGAATCTCGGTGTGAACATCGATCGCGGCAACCGCAGCCTGTCCTGGAGCCGCGACGGCGCACTGTTACCGGCTGAGGATAAACCGTCCGCCCTGTTCCGGAAAATGTTCATTCAAGGCAGCCCCCGTGAAATCGAGCAACGGCTGCAACGGCTCAAGGAACGCGGCAGCATCCTCGACACACTGCACGCCGACGCCAAGCGCCTGCAAACACGTTCCGGTCATGAGGACAAAACCCGGCTGGACCAATACTTCACCTCCATTCGCGAACTGGAACAAGGCCTGACGGTCGCTGAGGAATGGGAAAGCCGCCCCAAGCCAAAGACCAACCAACCGGCTCCTCAAGACATCCTCGATCGCGCCCAATTCTTTCCCAAGCTCAACCTGATGTTACGCATGGCCCAGCTGGCATTCGAGAGCGATTCCACACGGATCGTCACCCTGATGGTCGACGCCTTCGACACGCCCGTATTCCAAATCAGCGCCGAAGAAAAATCTCTCACCGGCTACCACAACCTCAGCCACCACGGCCAATCGCCCGAGAAGATTCGTCAGCTAGAAAAAATTGACCACCGTCAAATGCAAACCTTGGCGGCCCTCTTTAAGCAACTTCGCGACACCCGCGAACCCAACGGCACCTTGCTCGACTCAACCATGGTCCTTTACGGCAGCAACATGGGCGATGCCAACGTGCATAACTGCGACAACCTCCCCATCCTGCTCGCCGGAGGCCGCTTCCAACACGGCCAACACCTCGCCTTCGACGCCCGCAATAACCAACCCCTCTGCCGCCTCTTCCTCTCTATCCTCCAACAAATGGGCATCGAATCCGAAGCCTTCTCAAGCGGCCAAGGCACACTCCCCGGTTTGCATAACTCGTGA